The Salinicoccus sp. RF5 region TAGAAGCAAGGGCGGAAGCGTTCATCACCGATGAAGTGAAGACGATAGATGAAGCCATCAGCGGGGCCCAGGACATCATTGCAGAAGAAATTTCAGACAATCCCAAATACCGTTCATATATATTGAAGGTGTTCAGGGAGACGGCAGATCTCACCACCTCCAAAAAGAAGAAGGCTGATGACCCGAATGGCGTCTTTGAGATGTACTATGCCTATAGTGAGCCCATCGATAAAATTGTTCCCCACAGGGTTCTTGCGATCAACCGGGGGGAGAGGCTCGGTGTGCTCTCCATAAAATTCGATTATGATAACGACAGGTTCAAGAGGTATATCAGCAACCAGGTGGTCAAAAAAGACTCAACTACCCGCAATTATATCGAGGTGGCGATTGAGGATGGATTGAAAAGGCTCATCATCCCATCCATTGAAAGGGAAATCCGGCAGAACCTGACGGAGAAAAGTGAAAAGCACGCGGTTCATATATTCGAGGAGAACCTGAAAAGGCTTCTGCTGCAGCCGCCCCTCAAAGGGCATGTGATACTTGGGGTCGACCCGGCATTCCGTACCGGATGCAAGCTTGCTGTAATCGATGAAGCGGGCCGGTTCCTGGATAAGGGTGTCATCTACCCACATCCGCCACAGGCGAAAAAAGATGCGGCAAAAAGAGAAATCATGAAGGTCATCAAAGAATATGGCGTTACGCTGCTTGCCATTGGAAACGGTACTGCCTCACGCGAGACTGAGCTGTTCATCAGTGGAATCGTCAAGGATGAGGCGCTTGATGTACAGTTCATCATCGTCAATGAAGCGGGCGCCAGCGTCTATTCCGCATCGGATGTGGCAAGGGAGGAATTCCCTGACTTCAATGTGGAGGAGCGGAGTGCAGTCTCGATTGCGAGAAGGGTGCAGGATCCCCTGAGTGAACTTGTCAAAATCGATCCGAAGGCGATCGGCATCGGTCAATACCAGCATGATGTGAACCAGAAGTTCCTCAATGAGTCGTTGGATTTCGTCGTCGAGACATCGGTAAACCAGGTGGGTGTCAATGTGAACACGGCATCCCACATCCTGCTTCAGCATGTGGCAGGCCTTTCTCCATCGATCAGCAGGAACATCGTGAAATACAGGGAGGAGAACAAGGGTTTCGAATCACGTGAGGAAATAAAGAAGGTTCCGCGTCTTGGTGCAAAGACATATGAGCAGTGTGTCGGTTTCCTGCGTGTGCCTGAAGGCGGAGAGCCCCTTGATCGTACGCCGATACATCCGGAACGCTATGGGGAGACGTATCGTCTGCTAGAACGCATGAGGATGACCCAGAGTGATATCGGTACGGTGGAGCTTGCTGAAGCGGTTCGGAAACTGGATCTGGAGAAGACGGCTCAAGATCTTGGCATAGGTGTGCCCACATTGTCCGACATCATAGACAGTCTGAAGGCACCGACACGGGATATCCGTGACGACTATGAAGTGCCTATGCTGAAATCTGATGTCCTCAAGCTCGAGGATCTGAAGGAAGGTATGAAGCTATCTGGTACCGTCCGAAATGTGACGGACTTCGGCGCATTTGTAGATATTGGGGTGAAGCAGGATGGACTGGTCCATATTTCAAAAATGACGAACAAGTTCATCAAGCATCCGATGGAAGTCGTCAATGTCGGGGATATCGTTGATGTGAAGGTTCTGGATGTGGATACAAGCAAGGGAAGGATATCATTGAGCATGAAATAGAAAAATCCCAATCGGTCATTGACCGATTGGGGTTTTATTTATTCATTAGTCGTTTGCTTCCATATCGACATCGTCGATGTTGATGCCCATTGCATTGGCAACGCCTCTGCCGTATGCAGGATCTGCTTTGTAGCAGTTTCGGATGTGGCGATGTTTCACACGATCGGAAACACCCTGCATTTCATTTGCTGTATTTTCGAAGATGCGCTGTTTCATTTCATCGGACTGCAGATTGAAGAGCTTTCCTGGCTGCTCATAATACTGGTCGTCATCGTCACGGAAATTGTGCTCGTAGACAAGACCTTCCATTTCAAGCGCCGGCTGTTTAGCATCAGCATCATCCTTGTAATGATCATAGCTGTTTGGATAGTAGTTTGTGTGGCCACCAAGGTTGCCATCGACCCTCATTGCGCCGTCACGGCTGAATGGACATACATTGGATGCCGCTTTTGGAGAGTTGACTGGAATCTGATGGTGGTTCGCACCGAGACGATAGCGCTGAGTATCTCCATAGGAGAACAGACGGCCCTGAAGCATCTTATCAGGGGAGAAACCGATACCTGGAACGATGTTTGTAGGAGCAAACGCAGCCTGTTCAACTTCTGCGAAGTAGTTTTCAGGGTTGCGGTTGAGCTCAAATTCACCAACAGGAATCAGTGGGAACTCGTCCTTGTACCAAACTTTTGTCAGGTCGAATGGGTTGTGGTAGTGGTTCTTCGCCTGCTCTTCAGTCATTACCTGGATGTATAGTTTCCATTTAGGGAAGTTGCCTTCTTCAATTGCGTTGTAGAGATCCCTTTGGGAAGATTCGCGGTCTTTCGCAATCACTTCTTCAGCTTCTTCAGCTGTCAGGTTTTCGATGCCCTGTTCGGTTCTGAAGTGGAATTTGACCCATACACGCTCATTGTCTGCATTGACCATGCTGTATGTGTGGGAACCGAAACCATGCATGTTCCTGTAGCCTTTTGGAATACCGCGGTCAGTCATGAGGATCGTCACCTGGTGCAACGCTTCAGGAAGCAGTGTCCAGAAATCCCAGTTGCTTTCAGCATTGTGCATGTTTGTTCTCGGGTCACGTTTTACGACGTGGTTCAAACTTGCGAAGAGCTTAGGATCACGGAAGAAGAATACAGGCGTGTTGTTGCCGACAAGGTCCCAGTTACCTTCTTCAGTATAGAATTTAAGGGCGAAGCCACGGATGTCACGTTCAGCATCTGCTGCACCACGTTCGCCGGCAACAGTAGAGAAACGTGCGAACATTTCAGTCTGCTTTCCAACTTCGCTGAAGATTTTGGCCTTTGTATATTTTGTGATATCATGAGTTACAGTAAAAGTACCGTAGGCACCTGAGCCTTTTGCGTGCATACGTCTTTCAGGGATGACTTCACGGTCGAAATGCCCCATTTGTTCAAGGAAGTAGGGATCCTGCATTACCATAGGTCCACGCGGTCCAGCAGTCATTGAATTTTCGCGGTCACCTACAGGTGCACCAAACAGAGTAGTCAGACGATCACTCGGCTGGTTCTTTCCTTGTTCCCTCGGATGTGTGCCGCCGCCAGTACGTGCGTCCCCAGGCATATTGTTCTTG contains the following coding sequences:
- a CDS encoding Tex family protein, whose translation is MNEVLIKELRNTVDKPEKYIRSVLNLLEEGNTVPFIARYRKEMTGGMDEQEIKSIYDRFSYLESLEKRKIEVIRRIEEQGLMTDDLRRDILKQTVLNRVEDLYRPFKQKKKTRATEAKRKGLEGLAQVILDQQATDIEARAEAFITDEVKTIDEAISGAQDIIAEEISDNPKYRSYILKVFRETADLTTSKKKKADDPNGVFEMYYAYSEPIDKIVPHRVLAINRGERLGVLSIKFDYDNDRFKRYISNQVVKKDSTTRNYIEVAIEDGLKRLIIPSIEREIRQNLTEKSEKHAVHIFEENLKRLLLQPPLKGHVILGVDPAFRTGCKLAVIDEAGRFLDKGVIYPHPPQAKKDAAKREIMKVIKEYGVTLLAIGNGTASRETELFISGIVKDEALDVQFIIVNEAGASVYSASDVAREEFPDFNVEERSAVSIARRVQDPLSELVKIDPKAIGIGQYQHDVNQKFLNESLDFVVETSVNQVGVNVNTASHILLQHVAGLSPSISRNIVKYREENKGFESREEIKKVPRLGAKTYEQCVGFLRVPEGGEPLDRTPIHPERYGETYRLLERMRMTQSDIGTVELAEAVRKLDLEKTAQDLGIGVPTLSDIIDSLKAPTRDIRDDYEVPMLKSDVLKLEDLKEGMKLSGTVRNVTDFGAFVDIGVKQDGLVHISKMTNKFIKHPMEVVNVGDIVDVKVLDVDTSKGRISLSMK
- a CDS encoding catalase, which codes for MDFENKNNMPGDARTGGGTHPREQGKNQPSDRLTTLFGAPVGDRENSMTAGPRGPMVMQDPYFLEQMGHFDREVIPERRMHAKGSGAYGTFTVTHDITKYTKAKIFSEVGKQTEMFARFSTVAGERGAADAERDIRGFALKFYTEEGNWDLVGNNTPVFFFRDPKLFASLNHVVKRDPRTNMHNAESNWDFWTLLPEALHQVTILMTDRGIPKGYRNMHGFGSHTYSMVNADNERVWVKFHFRTEQGIENLTAEEAEEVIAKDRESSQRDLYNAIEEGNFPKWKLYIQVMTEEQAKNHYHNPFDLTKVWYKDEFPLIPVGEFELNRNPENYFAEVEQAAFAPTNIVPGIGFSPDKMLQGRLFSYGDTQRYRLGANHHQIPVNSPKAASNVCPFSRDGAMRVDGNLGGHTNYYPNSYDHYKDDADAKQPALEMEGLVYEHNFRDDDDQYYEQPGKLFNLQSDEMKQRIFENTANEMQGVSDRVKHRHIRNCYKADPAYGRGVANAMGINIDDVDMEAND